The following coding sequences are from one Gossypium hirsutum isolate 1008001.06 chromosome A12, Gossypium_hirsutum_v2.1, whole genome shotgun sequence window:
- the LOC121210816 gene encoding phytosulfokines produces the protein MSCKVSAFCMILFLLFFTLSSAAAAARPLQHPNPNTPIQTQNPDTETKRGDVDDDICRGIKEEGEECLMRRTLAAHVDYIYTQKANP, from the exons ATGAGTTGCAAGGTCAGCGCCTTCTGCATGATCCTCTTCCTTCTCTTCTTCACACTATCTTCTGCAGCTGCTGCCGCTCGCCCACTTCAGCATCCCAATCCCAATACCCCAATCCAAACCCAGAATCCG GATACGGAAACAAAGAGGGGTGACGTGGATGATGATATCTGCCGAGGAATtaaagaagaaggagaagaatgCTTGATGAGAAGAACACTTGCAGCTCACGTTGATTATATCTACACCCAGAAAGCAAACCCTTGA